Part of the Palaemon carinicauda isolate YSFRI2023 unplaced genomic scaffold, ASM3689809v2 scaffold3251, whole genome shotgun sequence genome, GACCCGTACATAAAGGGGCACAACAAGCGACCCAGAAGACAAAGGTTGCTCCTATCCTTAATAAACCCCGATTCACTATTTCTGTTGATCAGAAAGGGAAGAGAGTGATTCATTTTATCCCCGCCTAGGAAAGATCTTCCCCGGCAGGAAGAAATAATCACCCGTAACAGGTATAGTCCTCTCAATTCATCATGCATGGTAAGTATAGTTGATGAAGACGAAAGAGACTTAACATGTGTTTTGAACCTGTAGTAGTCCATTCGCCAGGGAAGATCACATGGCACTACCCAATAAGGAGAAGTGGTTTAACACTAGCCGCCTCTGAACCCGCTCAGGGAAGGGCCCCTCCTCGAGCGACTAGGCATATTCAGATAGCCCGGTCTATTGTCCGAGAGAGGGAGGAAAGACCCTGCAGAGGCAGGGAGATGAGGGGCAGTAGCGAAACTGTTGCCATGGTGGGAAGGCGATCCAAAGGCGCTCCCCCGACTTCGCAGCATTTCACTCGCAGCAGAGCGTCTCAATCAGCAACTGGAAAGAATCCCCCTGTTCAGGGGAGCCAACCAGCCTTGAGAACGGTAATTACCTCCCCCGATGCTGTTAGTGTCAATATGGTGGGAAACGAAGAACAAGGTGGTGAAAGTCCTACATCTAATCGCACCAATCATAGCTTAGATCGGGTCACAGCCTTAGAAAAACAACTGGAAGTCCAGCAGAGCCTGATGACTCAACTAGTTGAGGCTGTAGTTAAAATTACTAAAACCTTGGAAGATAagcaagaaaaggaaaagaatcaaGAAGCAAACCTAACAGAGAACAATCTGGAGAAGGACAAAGCCGAGGGATCAAACCCCAATAACCACGGCAATGTCGCCCAGGTCACCCCTGACCTGGCATCATATATAAGGGCTCAAATAGCTAGAAATTCTGTTGAAGCTAGCAAGCCTGTCCAATCCACTCCGTATCCGGCATACGTTGAGGCTATAATACTCCCTGAAGGCCACCCCTCCACATTCACACTGTTTAACGGAAGTGGATCACCGAGGGAGCATTTGGGACGATTTATAGCCCAATGTGGAAAAACCGCCTCAAACCCGAATATGCTGCTAAAGCAGTTCAAGTTTTCTTTAACAGGGCCAGCATTCATGTGGTGGTGCAAACTACCGGCTGGATCCATAGAAAACTGGGATCAATTGGAAGATATGTTCATCCAGGCTTTCTGTACCACTGAGCGTACAGTCAGTATAACTGAGTTGGCCGCCATGAAGCAAAAGGATACTGAGACGACAAATAGGTTCATCACCCGTTGGAAAAATGAAGCTATTTATTGTCCCCAAGCGCTGGAAGAGAATCAAAAAGTTCAAATGTGTTATAGAAACATGCACTATCACATACATAAAAATTTCTTAATTTCTCCACCCACCAGCTTCCAAGAATTGGTCACTAAAGCCCACGACATAGAGCAGGCGTATAACATGTTCGAAAAGAAGTCAACGGCAACCAAGGTCCAGAATACCCAACGAGACAGGGCTGCTAAGAAGGAAACCCACAGTGTTGAGGCTGATGATAAGAAAAGAAGAAAGCCAGCTGAGGTTCCACCCGATGCAAAAAAGTCTAAGACAGGCGGAACTCAACGACCTTCTTATAAAGAAAAGTTGAATAAAAAGTACCCATTTCCCAACGACCAGGTAGAGACTATCCTGGACCAGGTACTGTTTAACAAACATTTGGAGCTTCCCGAGCCAAAAAGGCCGGAGGAAGTCGGCCAAGTGAATGACCCTAAGTACTGCAAGTGGCATCAGATGGTAGGTCACAAAACTAGCGACTGTTGGATTTTGAAAGATAAGTTTGAAGCCCTAATAAAAGATGGCATAATCACAGTCGAAGCAGAAGATGGAAGGGTCACTGCTAATATGATAACTTTTGGAAAATTCGATCCAACCCCCATTCATCCCTTTTCGCCTATAAAGGTGGAAGCGCCCCCTTTACAAAATCCCGTTGGGTCATACCTCACGGAAGAAGGATCAAGTGGGTGGAAATTATGTGTCGGTAGGCATACGAAAAAGCTAATTCACAAGGAAATTCAAAAGATCAATCAGGACGAGTTAGTAAAAAGAATAAAGAAGCCTAAGCCCCGTAAACTTGTCCATAAAGAGTATCATGGCCCCGAAGTGAGAACCTTGGGAGACTTCTTGATACCCAAATTGACGGAAGCACGGGAGGAAAAGGCATTGAGTTTAGTGGTAATAACTCCCCGGAAAGATATCTCGCAGACTCTCGATTCAGTCATAAACCCCGAGGCAGATGCAGTTAGAACGAGATCTGGGAAAACCTTACATGAGGTAATTGTCCCACTCGAGCCCGCGCAAGATCAGGAGACTCAACTTCAGGAGCCACCTGCACCCTCCAAAAAGAATGACTGTGAGCCAGCTAAAATGCAAATGGGTAACCAAAAAAGGTCATTCCAGAGTCTCCTGGGAAAAATTAAGTACGACGTGATTAGCCATTTGAAGAAAATTCCCGCACTCCTTAGTGTCTATGATGCTCTAATCATGTCGGAAGATCTGAGGAAATCTCTCATCCTAGCTTTGGAAAATCCAGAGTTATATGTAAACCAGATTGGACAGTATGAAGAGGCATTGGCTACAGTATCATTTGACGATTCGGAAATGTCAAGAATTAGACCACATATACGACCCCTTTACGTCAAAGGGAGGGTGGCTAATAAGAATCTAAATCGTATTTTAATTGACTGTGGCTCCTCTGTGAACCTCATGTCATTGAAAACTCTATTCAAACTAGGGTATACTCATGAACAGTTATCCCCTTCGTCACTCGTTGTCCATGGTTTCGATCACTCAGGCCAAAAGCCGTTGGGGACGATTGTATTAGACATTGATTTTGGCGAACTGGTAACTCCTACAAAACTTTACGTTTTGAACGTAAATACGACTTATAGGATTTTGTTGGGACGACCATGGattcatgaaaacaaaattattcCC contains:
- the LOC137636555 gene encoding uncharacterized protein gives rise to the protein MRGSSETVAMVGRRSKGAPPTSQHFTRSRASQSATGKNPPVQGSQPALRTVITSPDAVSVNMVGNEEQGGESPTSNRTNHSLDRVTALEKQLEVQQSLMTQLVEAVVKITKTLEDKQEKEKNQEANLTENNLEKDKAEGSNPNNHGNVAQVTPDLASYIRAQIARNSVEASKPVQSTPYPAYVEAIILPEGHPSTFTLFNGSGSPREHLGRFIAQCGKTASNPNMLLKQFKFSLTGPAFMWWCKLPAGSIENWDQLEDMFIQAFCTTERTVSITELAAMKQKDTETTNRFITRWKNEAIYCPQALEENQKVQMCYRNMHYHIHKNFLISPPTSFQELVTKAHDIEQAYNMFEKKSTATKVQNTQRDRAAKKETHSVEADDKKRRKPAEVPPDAKKSKTGGTQRPSYKEKLNKKYPFPNDQVETILDQVLFNKHLELPEPKRPEEVGQVNDPKYCKWHQMVGHKTSDCWILKDKFEALIKDGIITVEAEDGRVTANMITFGKFDPTPIHPFSPIKVEAPPLQNPVGSYLTEEGSSGWKLCVGRHTKKLIHKEIQKINQDELVKRIKKPKPRKLVHKEYHGPEVRTLGDFLIPKLTEAREEKALSLVVITPRKDISQTLDSVINPEADAVRTRSGKTLHEVIVPLEPAQDQETQLQEPPAPSKKNDCEPAKMQMGNQKRSFQSLLGKIKYDVISHLKKIPALLSVYDALIMSEDLRKSLILALENPELYVNQIGQYEEALATVSFDDSEMSRIRPHIRPLYVKGRVANKNLNRILIDCGSSVNLMSLKTLFKLGYTHEQLSPSSLVVHGFDHSGQKPLGTIVLDIDFGELVTPTKLYVLNVNTTYRILLGRPWIHENKIIPSSLCQCFKFLHNGTVKRVEADPNPFPGEESYLADARYYKESFTFEKGESSNASKIGPTRIYISQRGFTPRPTKIICRKEKAHIVVSPTPTRIFIQKKEGAKLKKVGEGEYELINGQLGKSPVRFTMPRVEISEGTPIDPGKIWTSGSPYDGKNGI